A region of the Pseudomonas asiatica genome:
AGGCGCCATCGTCACTCTGGCCGACGACATCGAAGCTACTCTGAAAGCTTCCGAAATCAGCCGTGACCGCGTTGAAGACGCGCGTAACGTCCTGAAGGAAGGCGAAGAGATCGAAGCCAAGATCATCAGCGTTGACCGCAAGTCCCGCGTTATCAGCCTGTCCATCAAGTCGAAGGACGATGCTGAAGAGCGCGAAGCCATCCAGAGCCTGAAAAACGCTCCGGAAGCGGCTGCCGACACCACCATGGCTGCGCTGCTGCGCGAAGCAATGGCCAAGCAGAACTGAGTTCTGTTTGATCGGTAAAAAAGGGCGACCCTCGGGTCGCCCTTTTTTTATGTCGGAAATGGTCCATATCGGAGGTGGATGATGTTGATGTTTGGCGACGTCATGAAAGGTCGCGGGCGTTATAACAATTTCCTGGTCATCAGGTTGCTGGCGGCAACCGCTGTGGTAGTTGGGCATTCCTTTGCGTTGTCCTACCTGGAGTGCCTGAGTTGTGCCGACCCGGCGTTGCTGCTGGGTATGCCGGTGCCGGTTCACAGCCTGGGCGTTGAAGTGTTCTTCATGGTCAGCGGGTTCTTGATCGCTGCCAGTGGTGAGCGCAATGGTGCACGGGATTTCTACCTGGCGCGCGCACTGAGGATCTTGCCTGGTTTGCTGGTGTGTCTGCTGCTCATGGCCTTTGTGCTGGGGCCAGTGGTTACCTCGTTGCCGCTTGCCGAGTATTTCTCGAAAGGCCAGGTTTACAAGTACGTCTACAGCCCGCTGTTGATATTCAAGGATGCCCAGTTCGTGCTGCCCGGCGTGAGTTTTACTCCGAGGTTTCATGGGGTTTCGGTCAATGGCAGTTTGTGGACCATTCCGCTGGAAATGCGCATGTACCTGGTGCTGGGGGTATTGGTGCTGGTGGCCAGGGTTTGTCGATGGCCGATGGCAGGGCTGACGCTGGCGGCGCTGGTGATTGCGCTGGGGCTGCATACCCTGCATCCGGCTTATGGGGAGTACCCATTCAAGTTGGTGGTGTGTTTCCTGGCGGGTTCGGCGTTCTATTCGTGCCGGGCGGTGATCCCGCATGGGTGGTGGCTGCTGCTTGCCTGCGCCGGATTGTTCTTGCTGAGCAAGGGTGGGCGCTTCGAGGTGTTTACCTGCGCCATCCTGACGCTTTACGGCACGTTGTACTTTGCTTACTGCCCGCAGGTGAAGCTGCCTTCGTTGGTGCAGGATTACTCGTACGGTATCTACCTGTATGCATTTCCGATCCAGCAAGTGTTGGCGGGGGCCATGCCATGGGCCGGTCCCTACTGGTTGATGTTGGCTGCGGTGCCGGCGTCGTGGTTTGCGGGCTATGTTTCGTGGGAGCTGGTAGAGAAGCCTGCCTTGGCGATGCGCAAACGCTTTTCCCGAGCGGGTTCCCGGCAGCAATTGGCATAGGCGTCCGGGTTCCAGCAGCTGGCGTGTCCGCCCCCCCCCTCAGTGGGATAATGGTGTGTCCACCTCTCCGGAAACTGGCGCGATCCCTCTGTGGAAGCGGGTTCACCCGCGAACACCGGCGTAGCCGGTGCCATCCATGGCATCGCCCGCTCTTACAGAAGGTGGTGTAGCCTTCAAGGCATGTGCTGCCTCAGTGGTATTACGGTGTGCCCAACTCTCCAGAAACTGGCGCGATCCCCTGTGGTAGCGGACATGCCCGCGAAGCAGGCGACGCGATGGATGGCACCGGCTACGCCGGTGTTCGCGGGTGAACCCGCTCCCACAGAGGGTGGTGTGGCCTTCAAGGCATGTGCTGCCTCAGTGGTATATCGGTGTGCCCCACCTTTCCGGAAGCTGGCGCGATCCCCTGTGGGGGCTGGCTTGCCGGCGATGAGGACGGGCCTGCCAGGCGCCGCCAGCTAGACCATCCCTGTAAAACTTCAATCTTGAATTTTTTTATTAAGTCAAGAACCACCCTGTTCAAATCCCTCCCAGCGTGCTACAAACTGGTTAAGCAATGATCTAGCTGCTTGATAACGAAGGGAAAAATATGACGAAGTCGGAGCTGATCGAACGTATTGTCACCCATCAGGGGCTGCTCTCGTCCAAGGACGTGGAGCTGGCCATCAAGACCATGCTTGAGCAGATGTCACAATGCCTTGCCACTGGCGATCGCATCGAGATCCGCGGTTTTGGCAGCTTCTCGCTGCACTATCGCGCCCCTCGCGTAGGCCGTAACCCGAAGACCGGCCAGTCGGTCAGCCTCGAAGGCAAGTTCGTGCCGCACTTCAAGCCTGGCAAGGAGTTGCGCGATCGGGTCAATGAAGAAGAACATGAGGCCCACACCTGATTCCACAAGGAGCAATCTGATGCGTAACCTCAAGCGCGCCCTGGCGGCGGTGTTCGTGCTGCTGTTGGCGGCTGTGGTGCTGTTCTTCGTGCTGGAGAACCAGCAAACCGTCTCGTTGGTCCTGTTCGGTTGGGCAGCCCCGGCCGTGCCAGTCGCCGTGCTGGTCCTGGCCGCCCTGGTCATTGGCCTGGCAGTCGGGCCGCTGCTGGGTGCCTACGGCGTGCAGCGCAGCAAGCGCAAGATCAGGGCTTCTGCCCGCCAGGCAGCACTGAACGGTAACTAAGGATATTTCCTACAACTGTTTGGGAAAGTCTCACCTATGCCTGTACCGGCCGTCATGGAGTAATAACGCACTTCATTTTCGGCCCAGGCGAGTGTGCGCAGCATGGAATATCCTGTCCTTTCCCATCACGGTGGTGCCCGTGGCGTCACCGGCTCATGCCATCAACTGCACCTCGCCCCGTCCACCAGCCTGCTGATCGACTGCGGCCTGGAGCAGGGCGCCGAGGCCGCGCCAGGCGCAGCATCGGCACCGTTGGGCTTCGACGTGCAGGGTATTCAGGCCCTGGTCATCACCCATGTGCATCTCGACCATGTAGGTCGCATTCCGGCATTGCTGGCTGCCGGCTACCGTGGCCCGATCCTGTGCAGCGAGCCGTCCGCCCGGCTGCTGCCTCTGGTGCTGGAAGATGCCTACAAACTGAGTATCAGCAGTGAGCCCGCCCAAGTGGCGAGGTACCTGGAGTTCATCCGCGACCTGATCGTGCCGGTGCCTTTCGAGCAGTGGCACACCCTGGTCGAGCGCCCCGGCCTCGGTTGCCGCATTCGCCTGCAGCGCGCTGGTCATCTGCTGGGTTCGGCCTATGTCGAATGCGATGTGCAGCGTGAACAAGCCAATACCCGATATGTGTTCTCCGGTGACCTTGGCGCCGGTGGCAACCCTTTGCTGC
Encoded here:
- a CDS encoding lipopolysaccharide assembly protein LapA domain-containing protein: MRNLKRALAAVFVLLLAAVVLFFVLENQQTVSLVLFGWAAPAVPVAVLVLAALVIGLAVGPLLGAYGVQRSKRKIRASARQAALNGN
- the ihfB gene encoding integration host factor subunit beta produces the protein MTKSELIERIVTHQGLLSSKDVELAIKTMLEQMSQCLATGDRIEIRGFGSFSLHYRAPRVGRNPKTGQSVSLEGKFVPHFKPGKELRDRVNEEEHEAHT
- a CDS encoding acyltransferase family protein, with product MFGDVMKGRGRYNNFLVIRLLAATAVVVGHSFALSYLECLSCADPALLLGMPVPVHSLGVEVFFMVSGFLIAASGERNGARDFYLARALRILPGLLVCLLLMAFVLGPVVTSLPLAEYFSKGQVYKYVYSPLLIFKDAQFVLPGVSFTPRFHGVSVNGSLWTIPLEMRMYLVLGVLVLVARVCRWPMAGLTLAALVIALGLHTLHPAYGEYPFKLVVCFLAGSAFYSCRAVIPHGWWLLLACAGLFLLSKGGRFEVFTCAILTLYGTLYFAYCPQVKLPSLVQDYSYGIYLYAFPIQQVLAGAMPWAGPYWLMLAAVPASWFAGYVSWELVEKPALAMRKRFSRAGSRQQLA